The following proteins come from a genomic window of Streptomyces sp. Sge12:
- a CDS encoding SDR family oxidoreductase — protein MRRRSPVIAVTGAASGVGAALVSRLAASDEVKQVVAIDERRGDCAAAQWHILDVRDPAIAEKLRGADVVVHLALDLDLETDPAARTAYNVRGTQTVLTAAAAAGVHRVVLCTSAMVYGALPDNDIPLSEDSELRATAEATGVGDLLEIERLGRRAPRAHPGLNVTVIRPAVLVGGTDTALTRYFESPRLLVVAGSRPTWQFCHVDDLVSALEYAALEKVEGELAVGCEGWLEQEEVEELSGIRRMELPSAVALGAAARLHRIGLTPSPAGDLAYTMHPWVVSVSGLHAAGWRPRWTNEEVLAELLQEVSGRHTVAGRRLGRRDAATAAGAAGATVALLGAAAAVRLARKRRGI, from the coding sequence ATCCGCCGGCGCAGCCCCGTGATCGCCGTGACCGGCGCCGCGTCCGGAGTCGGCGCGGCCCTCGTGAGCCGCCTGGCCGCCTCCGACGAGGTCAAGCAGGTCGTCGCCATCGACGAGCGGCGGGGGGACTGTGCCGCCGCGCAGTGGCACATCCTCGACGTACGGGACCCCGCGATCGCCGAGAAGCTGCGCGGGGCGGACGTCGTGGTCCACCTCGCCCTCGACCTCGACCTGGAGACGGACCCGGCGGCCCGCACGGCGTACAACGTGCGCGGCACCCAGACCGTCCTGACGGCGGCCGCCGCGGCCGGCGTGCACCGCGTCGTGCTGTGCACCTCGGCGATGGTCTACGGGGCCCTGCCCGACAACGACATCCCGCTGTCCGAGGACTCCGAGCTGCGGGCCACCGCCGAGGCGACCGGCGTCGGCGACCTGCTGGAGATCGAGCGCCTGGGCCGCCGTGCCCCGCGCGCGCACCCGGGACTGAACGTCACCGTGATCCGCCCGGCCGTCCTGGTCGGCGGCACCGACACCGCCCTCACCCGGTACTTCGAGTCCCCGCGGCTGCTCGTGGTGGCGGGATCCCGCCCGACCTGGCAGTTCTGCCACGTGGACGACCTGGTCAGCGCCCTGGAGTACGCGGCCCTGGAGAAGGTCGAGGGCGAGCTGGCGGTGGGCTGCGAGGGCTGGCTGGAACAGGAGGAGGTCGAGGAGCTGAGCGGCATCCGCCGCATGGAGCTGCCCTCGGCGGTCGCGCTGGGCGCCGCGGCCCGGCTGCACCGGATCGGCCTGACCCCGTCCCCCGCCGGGGACCTCGCGTACACGATGCACCCCTGGGTGGTCAGCGTCAGCGGGCTGCACGCGGCGGGCTGGCGGCCGCGCTGGACCAACGAGGAGGTGCTCGCCGAGCTCCTCCAAGAGGTCTCGGGCCGCCACACGGTCGCGGGCCGCCGGCTGGGCCGCAGGGACGCCGCCACGGCCGCCGGTGCGGCGGGTGCGACGGTGGCGCTGCTTGGCGCGGCCGCGGCGGTGCGCCTGGCGCGCAAGCGGCGCGGCATCTGA
- a CDS encoding zinc-dependent metalloprotease, whose translation MSDTPFGFGLPPEEPENGDEGKKKGNQGGQGGPANPFGFPGMGLPGGAGAPGADNPFAAMFGGMNPNDLGAAFQQLGQMLSYEGGPVNWDMAKDIARQTVSQGTADGVKDTSVGIAEKSAVEEAVRLADHWLDGVTSLPSGATTAVAWSRAEWVEATLPVWKELVDPVAERVGAAMGGVLPEEMQAMAGPLLGMMRSMGGAMFGQQIGQAVGTLAGEVVGSTDIGLPLGPAGKAALLPLNIESFGKDLGVPSDEVRLYLALREAAHARLFAHVPWLRSHLFGAVEGYARGIKVDTSKLEDVVGQLDPSNPEQLQEALQGGMFQPQDTPEQKAALARLETALALVEGWVDAVVHEAAKPRLTSADAMRETMRRRRASGGPAEQTFATLIGLELRPRRLRDASRLWASLTDARGVDGRDGLWEHPDMLPTASDLDDPDGFVHREQLDFSEIDKMLGEAAEKREQDGDEKK comes from the coding sequence GTGAGCGACACCCCATTCGGATTCGGCCTTCCGCCGGAGGAGCCGGAAAACGGCGACGAAGGCAAGAAGAAGGGCAACCAGGGCGGTCAGGGCGGCCCGGCGAATCCCTTCGGGTTCCCCGGCATGGGCCTGCCGGGCGGCGCGGGCGCTCCCGGAGCGGACAACCCGTTCGCCGCGATGTTCGGTGGTATGAACCCGAACGACCTGGGCGCCGCGTTCCAGCAGCTCGGCCAGATGCTGAGCTACGAGGGCGGTCCCGTGAACTGGGACATGGCCAAGGACATCGCCCGCCAGACCGTCTCGCAGGGCACCGCGGACGGCGTGAAGGACACGAGCGTCGGCATCGCCGAGAAGTCCGCCGTCGAGGAGGCCGTGCGCCTGGCCGACCACTGGCTGGACGGGGTCACCTCGCTGCCCTCGGGCGCCACCACCGCCGTGGCCTGGAGCCGCGCCGAGTGGGTCGAGGCGACCCTGCCGGTGTGGAAGGAGCTCGTGGACCCGGTGGCGGAGCGGGTCGGCGCGGCTATGGGCGGCGTCCTGCCCGAGGAGATGCAGGCCATGGCGGGCCCGCTGCTCGGCATGATGCGCTCCATGGGCGGCGCCATGTTCGGCCAGCAGATCGGCCAGGCCGTCGGCACCCTCGCGGGCGAGGTCGTCGGCTCCACGGACATCGGCCTCCCGCTGGGCCCGGCCGGCAAGGCCGCACTGCTGCCGCTGAACATCGAGAGCTTCGGCAAGGACCTGGGCGTCCCCTCGGACGAGGTGCGGCTGTACCTGGCGCTGCGCGAGGCGGCCCACGCCCGGCTCTTCGCCCACGTGCCGTGGCTGCGCTCGCACCTGTTCGGCGCGGTCGAGGGCTACGCCCGCGGCATCAAGGTCGACACCTCGAAGCTGGAGGACGTCGTCGGCCAGCTGGACCCGTCGAACCCGGAGCAGCTGCAGGAGGCGCTCCAGGGCGGCATGTTCCAGCCGCAGGACACCCCTGAGCAGAAGGCCGCCCTGGCTCGCCTGGAGACGGCGCTCGCGCTGGTCGAGGGCTGGGTCGACGCGGTGGTGCACGAGGCCGCCAAGCCCCGGCTGACCTCGGCGGACGCGATGCGCGAGACCATGCGGCGGCGGCGCGCCTCGGGCGGCCCGGCCGAGCAGACCTTCGCGACGCTGATCGGCCTGGAGCTGCGCCCGCGCCGGCTGCGGGACGCCTCGCGGCTGTGGGCCTCGCTCACCGACGCGCGGGGCGTGGACGGCCGCGACGGCCTGTGGGAGCACCCGGACATGCTGCCGACGGCCTCCGACCTGGACGACCCGGACGGCTTCGTGCACCGTGAGCAGCTGGACTTCTCCGAGATCGACAAGATGCTCGGCGAGGCCGCCGAGAAGCGCGAGCAGGACGGCGACGAGAAGAAGTGA
- a CDS encoding molybdenum cofactor biosynthesis protein MoaE has translation MAPHFDHPGEQAASDPIRLLQIRETPLSIDEVFQAVGDDASGGTTLFVGTVRNHDSGADVDSLGYSCHPTAEAEMRRVAERVVAKYPVRALAAVHRIGDLAVGDLAVVVAVSCPHRGEAFEAARMLIDDLKHEVPIWKHQTFSDGSEEWVGAC, from the coding sequence ATGGCACCGCACTTCGACCACCCCGGTGAGCAGGCCGCCTCGGACCCGATCCGGCTGCTCCAGATCCGCGAGACCCCCCTCTCGATCGACGAGGTCTTCCAGGCCGTCGGCGACGACGCCTCGGGCGGTACGACGCTCTTCGTCGGCACGGTGCGCAACCACGACAGCGGGGCGGACGTCGACTCGCTCGGCTACTCCTGCCACCCGACGGCCGAGGCCGAGATGCGCCGCGTGGCCGAGCGCGTCGTGGCCAAGTACCCGGTCCGTGCCCTGGCGGCCGTGCACCGCATCGGCGACCTGGCCGTGGGCGACCTGGCCGTGGTCGTCGCGGTGTCCTGCCCGCATCGCGGCGAGGCCTTCGAGGCCGCCCGGATGCTGATCGACGACCTCAAGCACGAGGTCCCGATCTGGAAGCACCAGACCTTCAGCGACGGCAGCGAGGAGTGGGTCGGCGCCTGCTGA